Proteins encoded in a region of the Rutidosis leptorrhynchoides isolate AG116_Rl617_1_P2 chromosome 9, CSIRO_AGI_Rlap_v1, whole genome shotgun sequence genome:
- the LOC139867031 gene encoding large ribosomal subunit protein eL27x-like: MVKFLKPNKAVVVLNGRFAGRKAVIVRQFDEGTRDRPYGHCLVAGIAKYPKKVIRKDSAKKTAKKSRVKAFIKLVNYNHIMPTRYTLDVDLKDVVTVDVLQSRDKKVTACKEAKARLEERFKTGKNRWFFSKLRF, encoded by the coding sequence ATGGTGAAGTTTTTGAAACCTAACAAAGCCGTGGTGGTTCTAAACGGCCGATTCGCCGGAAGGAAAGCAGTAATCGTTCGCCAATTCGATGAAGGTACACGTGATCGACCGTACGGTCACTGTCTCGTTGCCGGAATCGCAAAGTATCCTAAAAAAGTGATCCGAAAGGATTCAGCTAAGAAAACAGCAAAGAAGTCACGTGTCAAGGCATTCATTAAGCTCGTGAATTACAATCACATCATGCCAACGCGTTACACACTCGATGTTGATCTAAAAGATGTTGTAACCGTTGATGTTCTTCAATCACGTGATAAGAAGGTGACTGCGTGTAAGGAAGCGAAAGCGAGACTTGAGGAGCGGTTTAAGACTGGCAAGAACCGGTGGTTTTTCTCGAAGCTTCGATTCTGA